One Gigantopelta aegis isolate Gae_Host chromosome 1, Gae_host_genome, whole genome shotgun sequence genomic region harbors:
- the LOC121368183 gene encoding glutamate receptor ionotropic, kainate 3-like, translating into MAVRKVYLCLFVCISTVVVEAASPKHYKVTTLPAPPYISVVPDKKSSRFEGILVDVLDELSRRMTFTYEMTLVDDGKYGWETKPGLWNGLIGSLVNKTADIAAAPLTIASKRAEVVKYSQPYMTAGLKILYRQPAGWTNNAPIMLLLRPFTPGLWVVIILFFAGVSVLFFIIGRFSPFEDDQFVGKAATYEGLTLFNSFLYTFSSLTWQGYTAAPRSLSGRVLAATWWVFCMLTIVTFTANLTALFLTREPNFRSMPFMTFEELSKQTSVKYGTYSKGSTYNYFKKSNRTLEKRLFAAMNSATPSAFFDTFDKGIQRVRESDGGYAMIAEGPVAEMAAEQEPCDLVVVGDTLTEHAYGFACQLNSTVCDEFNQHLLEMRENDFIYETKQKWMYSGCNEKRNKELFFHGLAFLDAFGAKPDVEMQTAVTLRTFGAALILLVLGCVFSIVIMVVEVFYARRRGLQFPSRSRMPNQQRIEEPFEDDK; encoded by the exons ATGGCAGTACGCAAGGTGTACTTGTGTTTGTTCGTTTGCATTTCAACTGTTGTTGTCGAG gCCGCATCGCCGAAGCACTACAAAGTGACAACACTTCCG GCGCCGCCTTACATCTCGGTGGTTCCGGACAAGAAGAGCAGTCGGTTCGAGGGTATCCTGGTGGACGTGCTGGATGAACTGTCTCGGCGGATGACCTTCACCTACGAGATGACGCTGGTGGATGACGGGAAGTACGGGTGGGAGACGAAACCCGGACTCTGGAACGGACTCATCGGTAGTCTCGTCAACAAG ACAGCTGATATTGCCGCCGCACCTCTCACGATTGCCTCGAAGAGAGCCGAGGTGGTCAAGTACAGCCAGCCATACATGACGGCAGGATTGAAGATTCTCTACCGACAGCCGGCCGGCTGGACGAACAACGCGCCCATAATGTTACTTCTGCGACCCTTCACGCCAGGCCTCTGGGTCGTCATCATCCTGTTCTTCGCCGGGGTCAGCGTCCTGTTCTTCATCATCGGCCGATTCAGCCCGTTCGAGGACGACCAGTTCGTGGGGAAGGCGGCCACCTACGAGGGCCTCACTCTCTTCAACAGCTTCCTCTACACGTTCAGCTCGCTCACCTGGCAAG GTTACACCGCCGCCCCGAGGTCACTATCAGGGCGGGTCCTGGCGGCCACATGGTGGGTGTTCTGTATGCTGACGATCGTGACGTTCACAGCCAATCTGACAGCCTTGTTTCTGACGAGGGAACCCAACTTCCGGTCCATGCCGTTCATGACGTTTGAGGAATTATCCAAACAGACGAGCGTCAAGTACGGGACCTACAGTAAAGGGTCGACTTACAACTACTTCAAAAAGTCTAACAGGACTCTGGAGAAACGTCTGTTCGCTGCCATGAACAGTGCCACCCCGAGCGCTTTCTTTGACACCTTTGACAAAGGGATTCAGAGGGTCCGTGAGTCTGATGGCGGCTACGCCATGATCGCGGAGGGACCCGTGGCGGAAATGGCGGCAGAACAGGAACCATGTGACCTGGTCGTGGTGGGCGATACACTCACGGAGCATGCGTACGGATTCGCTTGTCAGTTGAACAGCACAGTCTGTGATGAGTTCAACCAGCACCTTCTGGAGATGAGAGAGAACGACTTTATCTATGAGACGAAGCAGAAGTGGATGTACAGTGGCTGTAATGAGAAGAGAAACAAGGAACTATTTTTCCACGGCTTGGCGTTCCTTGACGCATTTGGCGCCAAACCCGACGTGGAGATGCAGACGGCTGTAACACTGCGCACGTTCGGCGCCGCGCTAATTCTGCTGGTTCTTGGCTGTGTGTTCAGCATCGTCATCATGGTGGTCGAAGTATTTTATGCTAGACGGCGAGGGCTTCAG TTTCCATCGAGAAGTCGAATGCCAAATCAGCAGAGAATTGAGGAACCTTTTGAAGATGACAAGTAG
- the LOC121368192 gene encoding uncharacterized protein LOC121368192 produces the protein MAAKKDEPVDLNVKEPKDGGYCKLAYRVENLKRASHVDWRLEKRDEDYYAVFEATVNEQGYYRESKPMTQEVYDVIKEDKDERKVEKDRYKVKLLKKKNIELKSYFY, from the exons ATGGCGGCCAAGAAAGATGAACCAGTCGATT TAAACGTCAAAGAACCAAAAGATGGCGGCTACTGCAAGTTGGCGTATAGAGTGGAGAACCTCAAACGGGCCTCTCACGTTGACTGGAGGTTGGAGAAGAGGGATGA AGACTACTATGCAGTTTTTGAGGCGACTGTGAATGAGCAAGGCTATTACAGAGAGTCGAAACCCATGACGCAAGAAGtatatgacgtcatcaaggaGGACAAAGATGAAAGG aAAGTCGAGAAGGACCGTTATAAAGTGAAgcttttgaagaagaaaaatattgaactgaaaagttacttttactga